Within Amycolatopsis sp. cg5, the genomic segment CACTTCGAGCACGCGGATGCCGCGGCTGAGCGTCTGGGATGCGGTCATCTTGTCTCCTCGTGGTTGCGCGGCCATGAACCCATCGTATACGATCTGATTCGATAGTTGAATTAAGTGTTCTATTATAGAACTCCACCTCCCCCTTCGAGGAGGAATCAACGATGATCGCCCGTGAAACCAGCTTTTCCCCGGGCTCCAAGCTGTACCGGCCCGCCGCGCACTTCTTCCGCGGCAGCCTCGGCCGGTTCGCCACCGGCGTCGCCGTGGTGACCTTCGACGCGACCACCGCGGACGGGTCGGTGAAACGCCACGGGCTCACGGTGAACTCCTTCACCGCCGTGTCCATGGACCCGCCGCTGGTGCTGGTGTCCATCCAGCGCACCGTGAAGAGTCACGACTTTCTCACCGACTGCGCCTTTTCGGTGAACATCCTCGGCGCGGAACAGCAGGCGCTGGCGATGAACTTCGCGGGCAGGCCGACCCCGGAAGGCGCGCCGGTCTGGGAAGAAGGCGAGCACGCGCCCCGGCTCGCCGGCGTGCTGAGCTGGTTCGAATGCACGCCGTGGGCCGCCTACGACGGCGGCGACCACACGCTGTTCCTCGGCCGGGTCGCCGAATACGACTACCGCTCCGGTGACGCGCTCGGCTTCGTCAACGGGCAGTTCTCCACCATCCACGAATCCACCCAGGGCCACGAATCCCTGTTCTGACGCACGAGGAGCCACCACCATGGGAGCACGCACCGGACAGCAGTACCTCGACCGGCTCAACGCGATGACGCCCGAGCTCTACGTCGACGGCGACAAGGTGACCGCGAAGGTCGCCGAGCACCCGGCGTTCCGCAACAACGCGCTGACCTACGCGAAGCTGTTCGACCTGCAGCACGACCCGGCGCACCGCGACGTCCTCACCTACGAGTCCCCCACCACCGGCGACCGCGTCGGCACGTCGTTCCTGGTGCCGCGCACCGAGGACGACCTCAAACGCCGCCGCGCCGCGTTTTCGGTGTGGGCGCGGGAATCCAACGGCTTCCTCGGCCGCTCCGGCGACTACATGAACTCCTCCCTCACCGCGCTGGCGACGGCGAAGACCTTCTTCGCCAAGGCCGACCCCGTCTTCGGCGAGCGCATCGAGGCCTACTACGAACTCGCCCGCGAGAACGACTGGCTCGCCACGCACACCCTGATCCCGCCGCAGGTCAACCGCGCGGTCTCGGGCAGCCAGCAGGGCGGCGGCAACCTCGCCGCGAAGATCGTCGAGGAACGCCCCGACGGCATCGTCGTCCGCGGCGCCCGCATGCTCGCCACCATCGCCCCGATCGCCGACGAGCTGCTGGTCTTCCCCTCGACGGTGCTGCGCGGAACCCCCGAGGACGCGCCGTACTCCTACGCTTTCGCGATCCCCAACGACGCACCCGGCCTCAAGTACTACTGCCGGTCCCGCCTCGACCACGGCAACTCCCACTTCGACGAGCCGCTGGCGTCGCGCTACGAGGAGATGGACGCGGTCGTCGTGTTCGACGACGTCTTCGTCCCCAATGACCGCGTCTTCCT encodes:
- the hpaB gene encoding 4-hydroxyphenylacetate 3-monooxygenase, oxygenase component, with amino-acid sequence MGARTGQQYLDRLNAMTPELYVDGDKVTAKVAEHPAFRNNALTYAKLFDLQHDPAHRDVLTYESPTTGDRVGTSFLVPRTEDDLKRRRAAFSVWARESNGFLGRSGDYMNSSLTALATAKTFFAKADPVFGERIEAYYELARENDWLATHTLIPPQVNRAVSGSQQGGGNLAAKIVEERPDGIVVRGARMLATIAPIADELLVFPSTVLRGTPEDAPYSYAFAIPNDAPGLKYYCRSRLDHGNSHFDEPLASRYEEMDAVVVFDDVFVPNDRVFLLGHPELCNAWYAETGAGALMTHQVVTRTLAKTEFYLGLASEIAAAIGIGGFQHIQQDLAELISYVELEKAVLRAAEADGSPSPDGVFLPKWETLNAARNWYPTKVSQRLPEIIRKFSASGLMALPSEADFDTEGRADIDTYLQSATLPARDRARLFKLALDASVSSFAGREALYEYFFFGDPVRMAGAQVNAYDREPLQARVRDFLARDAH
- a CDS encoding flavin reductase family protein → MIARETSFSPGSKLYRPAAHFFRGSLGRFATGVAVVTFDATTADGSVKRHGLTVNSFTAVSMDPPLVLVSIQRTVKSHDFLTDCAFSVNILGAEQQALAMNFAGRPTPEGAPVWEEGEHAPRLAGVLSWFECTPWAAYDGGDHTLFLGRVAEYDYRSGDALGFVNGQFSTIHESTQGHESLF